A stretch of Aedes aegypti strain LVP_AGWG chromosome 2, AaegL5.0 Primary Assembly, whole genome shotgun sequence DNA encodes these proteins:
- the LOC5575060 gene encoding chymotrypsinogen B, whose amino-acid sequence MNASLAFCTALIGLLILNDANIWCFQCGIRQYKTRSLITNAYNVQPGDYPWHTAIYQVVPIRQYICGGTLVGQSVIITSAHCVTVQGQSEARDIDELVIKVGKHLLNVKSEFELERELSSIIVHSEFSSDKHDNDIALMITKEPLEYGKFVQPACLPTFSLTRDNAVGNIVGWGFTNKKSISNVLKAANAPIVSRALCVKSNPSVFSSTLTNEMFCAGYRNGTNACNGDSGGGFFRFVEGNWYLVGITSFTAAKQQNENLCSSTDYTAFIDVVKYKRWIEENSVSSFGSPCLHQPTIFMKQYSVHNNIHVTFMEAWRLCQAIGQRLATITSEEDSRLVEEAIAKSTNTNGPWYIGGTDWGNEGHFVWISTNTPVGHETGYINFSSGQPDNYRENEHCLEVGRWGGVKWNDVHCHARSRYICETVSPHWS is encoded by the exons ATGAACGCTTCATTGGCTTTTTGCACCGCTCTTATCGGACTTTTGATTCTTAACGACGCCAACATTTGGTGCTTCCAGTGTGGAATAAGGCAATACAAAACTCGTTCTCTAATCACCAATGCGTACAACGTCCAGCCTGGAGATTACCCGTGGCATACGGCTATCTACCAGGTAGTTCCCATTCGTCAATACATCTGTGGTGGTACTTTAGTAGGACAAAGTGTCATCATTACTTCGGCACATTGCGTTACAGTACAAGGACAAAGCGAAGCTCGAGACATCGATGAACTTGTGATAAAAGTTGGAAAACATTTGCTGAATGTCAAATCAGAATTTGAACTCGAGAGAGAATTGAGTTCAATAATAGTTCATAGTGAATTTAGCTCTGATAAACATGACAATGATATTGCATTGATGATCACCAAAGAGCCTCTTGAATATGGGAAGTTCGTACAACCAGCATGTCTACCAACATTTTCACTCACTAGAGATAATGCTGTTGGCAATATTGTTGGTTGGGGTTTCACCAACAAAAAGTCAATATCAAATGTTTTGAAAGCGGCAAACGCGCCTATTGTATCCAGAGCTTTATGTGTCAAAAGTAATCCATCGGTATTTTCATCTACTCTCACCAATGAGATGTTCTGTGCTGGCTACCGGAACGGAACCAATGCATGTAATGGCGACAGTGGTGGTGGAtttttcagatttgttgaaGGAAATTGGTATCTGGTGGGTATCACATCATTTACAGCAGCAAAGCAACAGAATGAAAATCTTTGCAGTTCAACTGACTATACGGCGTTCATTGATGTTGTGAAATATAAAAGATGGATCGAGGAAAATTCTG TTTCCTCGTTTGGATCACCATGCTTACATCAGCCAACAATATTTATGAAACAATATTCTGTACATAACAACATACACGTAACGTTTATGGAAGCATGGAGACTGTGTCAAGCCATTGGTCAACGCTTAGCTACTATTACATCTGAGGAGGATAGCCGACTCGTAGAGGAAGCCATTGCGAAATCAACTAACACGAATGGTCCGTGGTATATCGGTGGCACCGATTGGGGAAATGAAGGACACTTTGTTTGGATATCTACCAATACGCCTGTCGGACACGAGACAGGATACATCAACTTTTCCTCCGGACAACCAGACAATTACAGAGAAAATGAACACTGTCTCGAGGTCGGTCGTTGGGGTGgtgtaaaatggaatgatgtacaTTGCCATGCAAGATCACGCTACATTTGTGAAACTGTCAGTCCACACTGGTCGTAA